The Paenibacillus sp. MBLB1832 genome has a window encoding:
- a CDS encoding alpha-amylase family glycosyl hydrolase → MKVISSPRGFSYRALLTALLLMVQLLAGLFPSRVFAADIPVNTGIEQPGGKTQWYLAGIQDWNNQNPETKMKHIVGDYYEFSKDLQAGHYEFKFVKNGTWEGFSDNGGNFAFDLATATNVKFYINEGLNLAKISIPGVHGLEQYVPQKADNQWPRLVGDIQTLFGEPEWSPSQAAQFFVDYNLNGTVYKLQRTIPAGSYKAKVTFSNDWNNNDYGGPEGDLKLVTLDEANVTFSIDYSASNKLLSHDYVAKDSVFDGQIKKDGIVFDSRSITYKKPFGAIKAGNEDLTLRISANKGDVQFAKAELTAPDGLSNAFMMRKATTVEGKDYFEVSIPKSTFAGKIGIWGYKFILVDGSTKVEYGDDGASGATGSTSDEGALPYNLTVYDPNYQTPDWMKNAVVYQIFPDRFFDGNSANNRAKLADGARGALESQYATSKGGQKLQYFDGGVANDPASTQVWGTWGDFPENPDRKTPVNAPYYPDAKTDGAWTNEFYGGDIQGIQQKLGYLKALGVTAVYLNPVSWAASNHKYDATDYKHLDPMFGVPVYNTPNDPASGLDYAKTREASDAAFLTFTKAAKAVGIKVINDGVFNHVGDDSIYFDRYEKYPEIGAYEYWSKVYDRMKATNETKQQAEEAVKLVFTSQINPMTGQHYQYPEDFKYTTWFTVLNEKVKDRDTANLHYKYDAWWGYDSLPVMDAKDPQTVATELLPADTMSLPGQHEWNNIDYRDMVIGHDVSGLNPAAAQTEMQAANSQRWLWMGANGWRLDVAPDVSSGTWQKFREAVKSTKGLLDGNGDPIEDPVILGEEWGVATRFLLGDQFDSVMNYRFRNAIQSFMNSGNSAVLNEKLEAVREDYPKQAWQAMLNLVDSHDTTRSATIYDHPEWEEEHLKIAPDASPRALKLQELTAIFQMGYPGAPTIYYGDEVGLTGTKDPDSRRTFPWERVTEQGNGTYTGNGDYASILNVYQKAAKIRNENAVFRTGDLKVAYANDDVIVYARKNETKGALLVINRNSTAKTVHANVAGFLPEGLTLVDQLYGQVQGSVVDGSIDLTIPAQTGLMMVSTANLQVVPQVQGSAAVGGNHRVDLTWDAVVGAESYHIYRAAIEGGQVTLVGTTATTSWTDTAIVNGTKYYYAVTAVKGSGESFLSDMVSATPAFEIGYVGVPSSVTEAVYLQVGHNVGKIRTEIGVDGVTNDPANSGKEAPNLLASLVYYKQGTDPAYAQESKLRYESDSAGNKVYWASFEPTESGFYDYFVKASMDNGEHYTPSSIVSLQVFANVDDQTPPAAPALANITVESNRVALNWALSDDSVAGFEIYKKTVTEATYHKIATVAKSQMTYIDYAVSNDTAYTYRVAAYDAGYNRAFSEERAVMPKLVMVDVLLRLRLPDYTPSTDDIFIAGDFNGWNSSGNQLQVPSGATDRRVVEYSFKMMAGKTIQYKYTRGTWNTEAFTSHSRQENDTTDYGNWAYSSENTNMHLTISNQGDNKMVVEDNVLRWVDMPMSISMPRISFGDDIVYSTEDSTMKLKAVVPYGVNFTINGVPISAGSMDAFGHVDMGSIPLKTGLNTFVLHIEPSAATLNQPWYEDKGRKNQATKTVTISVTRTSEDPSTPDTPSNPTPTPANPPVGSQGVHDQLVSPADFKKNADGSLTVDVDSEHEGIRMPIAVINGAGAAPIIVQKENIAVTLPSDVLQRVQALVPAEFLQDAQVHMTVAPVSEAGNEKLLAHPGISLASTVFDFTLSVVTKDNKVYTLTKFDKPITLTFKLLPGADHKLTAAYYVRDDGTIEYVGGTILGDLLTVNVSHFSQYAALQLNKVYTDVSADHWAFSVIKELSAKHILEGMTDSLFAPENQVTRGQFAALLVRALGKEGVGEAQPFNDIEAGAWYESYVAAAYQLGIITGRDEHHFAPDEPITREEMAAMIVRAYQVMHDGSATAVAEGTPSFTDADSISKWALASVEQAVSLGLLHGREEHSFAPQGITTRAESAQVIYNLLQP, encoded by the coding sequence ATGAAGGTAATATCATCTCCAAGAGGATTTTCTTACAGGGCACTTCTAACCGCACTGTTGCTGATGGTCCAACTGTTGGCGGGGTTATTTCCGTCACGCGTATTTGCGGCGGACATCCCTGTAAACACAGGTATTGAACAACCAGGTGGAAAAACGCAATGGTATTTGGCTGGAATTCAAGACTGGAACAATCAAAATCCTGAAACCAAAATGAAACATATCGTTGGCGATTATTATGAATTTTCCAAAGACTTACAAGCTGGGCACTATGAATTTAAATTTGTTAAGAACGGCACATGGGAAGGCTTTAGCGATAACGGAGGTAACTTTGCTTTCGATCTTGCCACAGCCACCAATGTGAAGTTCTACATCAACGAAGGGTTGAATCTGGCGAAAATTTCAATTCCAGGTGTTCATGGCTTGGAGCAATATGTACCGCAGAAGGCGGATAATCAATGGCCGCGCCTAGTAGGCGATATTCAAACCTTGTTTGGTGAGCCTGAATGGTCACCTTCCCAAGCAGCACAGTTTTTCGTCGACTATAACCTTAATGGTACGGTGTATAAGCTGCAGCGTACGATTCCAGCGGGCAGCTATAAAGCGAAGGTGACCTTCTCGAATGACTGGAATAACAACGACTATGGCGGACCAGAGGGGGACCTCAAGCTTGTAACGCTCGATGAAGCGAATGTGACATTTTCCATCGATTACTCCGCTTCGAACAAGTTGTTGTCGCATGATTACGTAGCGAAGGACAGCGTGTTTGATGGGCAGATCAAGAAGGATGGCATCGTTTTTGACAGCCGTTCGATTACGTATAAGAAGCCTTTCGGGGCCATCAAAGCGGGCAATGAGGACCTGACACTTCGCATTTCTGCGAACAAAGGCGATGTGCAATTTGCCAAGGCGGAGCTGACAGCGCCTGATGGATTATCGAATGCTTTTATGATGAGGAAGGCAACGACTGTTGAGGGGAAAGATTATTTCGAAGTCTCCATTCCTAAAAGTACGTTCGCTGGCAAAATCGGCATCTGGGGTTATAAATTTATCCTAGTAGACGGGTCAACGAAAGTCGAGTACGGGGATGATGGCGCAAGCGGCGCTACGGGCAGCACGAGCGATGAAGGCGCATTGCCCTACAATTTGACGGTATATGATCCTAATTATCAAACGCCAGATTGGATGAAAAATGCGGTTGTCTATCAAATTTTCCCTGACCGCTTTTTCGATGGGAATTCGGCAAACAATCGAGCCAAACTAGCGGATGGCGCTAGAGGCGCTTTGGAAAGTCAGTATGCCACGTCGAAAGGCGGGCAGAAGCTGCAATATTTTGATGGCGGCGTAGCGAATGATCCAGCCAGCACACAAGTGTGGGGAACATGGGGTGACTTCCCAGAAAATCCAGATCGGAAAACACCAGTCAATGCCCCATATTATCCCGATGCGAAGACAGACGGGGCTTGGACGAATGAATTTTATGGGGGAGATATTCAAGGGATTCAGCAGAAACTCGGATATCTGAAAGCTTTAGGTGTCACGGCAGTTTATTTGAACCCTGTCTCTTGGGCGGCTTCCAATCATAAATATGATGCGACGGATTATAAGCATCTAGATCCGATGTTTGGGGTTCCGGTGTACAACACCCCGAATGATCCTGCTTCAGGATTAGATTACGCGAAGACACGCGAAGCCTCCGATGCAGCGTTTCTAACGTTCACGAAAGCTGCGAAAGCCGTTGGAATTAAAGTCATCAACGATGGCGTATTCAACCATGTGGGCGATGATTCCATTTATTTTGACCGATATGAGAAATATCCAGAGATTGGCGCATACGAGTACTGGTCCAAGGTGTACGACCGGATGAAAGCGACAAATGAGACGAAACAACAGGCGGAAGAAGCGGTTAAGTTGGTGTTCACGTCCCAAATTAATCCGATGACAGGCCAGCACTACCAATATCCAGAAGACTTCAAATATACAACCTGGTTCACCGTTTTGAATGAAAAAGTGAAGGACAGAGACACGGCGAACCTGCACTACAAGTACGACGCATGGTGGGGTTACGACTCCTTGCCTGTGATGGATGCGAAGGACCCGCAAACTGTGGCAACCGAATTGCTGCCAGCGGACACGATGTCCCTGCCTGGCCAGCATGAGTGGAACAATATCGACTATCGCGATATGGTCATTGGTCATGATGTTTCAGGATTGAACCCTGCCGCAGCACAAACCGAGATGCAAGCCGCGAACTCGCAGCGTTGGCTGTGGATGGGGGCTAACGGCTGGCGTTTAGACGTCGCTCCTGATGTGTCCAGCGGTACATGGCAGAAGTTCCGTGAAGCGGTCAAATCAACGAAAGGATTACTCGATGGGAATGGCGATCCGATTGAAGATCCTGTGATTTTGGGCGAGGAATGGGGCGTTGCTACGCGATTCTTGCTAGGGGATCAGTTTGATTCGGTGATGAACTACCGTTTCCGTAACGCGATTCAAAGCTTTATGAACTCAGGCAACAGCGCTGTGCTCAATGAGAAACTCGAAGCTGTACGCGAGGATTATCCGAAACAAGCATGGCAAGCGATGCTGAACCTGGTGGATTCGCACGATACGACGCGTTCAGCAACAATTTACGATCATCCAGAGTGGGAAGAAGAACATTTGAAAATAGCGCCTGATGCCAGCCCGCGTGCATTGAAGCTGCAGGAGTTGACCGCCATTTTCCAAATGGGCTATCCAGGCGCACCGACAATTTACTATGGTGATGAAGTTGGCTTAACAGGTACGAAGGATCCCGATTCACGCCGAACCTTCCCGTGGGAACGTGTGACAGAGCAAGGGAATGGAACCTACACGGGTAACGGGGATTATGCAAGTATTTTAAATGTGTATCAGAAAGCCGCTAAAATTCGCAATGAGAATGCTGTTTTCCGCACAGGTGATCTGAAGGTTGCTTATGCGAACGATGATGTCATTGTCTATGCTCGTAAAAATGAGACTAAAGGTGCCCTGCTCGTCATTAATCGTAATTCGACCGCCAAAACGGTTCATGCGAATGTAGCTGGCTTCTTGCCTGAAGGATTAACCTTGGTTGATCAACTCTATGGTCAAGTGCAAGGATCTGTCGTGGATGGCAGCATTGATCTAACGATCCCAGCGCAAACAGGACTGATGATGGTGTCCACAGCTAATCTACAGGTTGTTCCACAGGTGCAAGGTAGTGCAGCAGTTGGCGGCAATCATCGTGTCGATCTGACATGGGATGCTGTAGTGGGTGCAGAGAGCTATCACATTTATCGAGCTGCGATTGAGGGTGGTCAAGTCACGCTGGTTGGGACGACGGCAACGACCTCATGGACAGATACGGCGATTGTCAACGGAACGAAATACTATTATGCCGTTACGGCGGTAAAAGGAAGCGGGGAAAGCTTCCTCAGCGATATGGTTTCGGCTACTCCAGCATTTGAAATTGGTTATGTAGGTGTGCCATCTTCGGTGACAGAAGCCGTGTACTTACAGGTTGGTCATAATGTCGGTAAAATTAGAACTGAAATCGGTGTGGATGGGGTAACGAATGATCCAGCCAACTCGGGGAAAGAAGCACCGAACCTATTAGCAAGCTTGGTTTATTATAAACAAGGCACAGATCCTGCTTATGCTCAAGAATCGAAGCTTCGGTATGAGTCCGACAGTGCGGGCAACAAAGTGTATTGGGCATCTTTTGAACCGACGGAGTCAGGTTTCTATGATTATTTTGTGAAAGCCTCGATGGACAATGGCGAGCATTACACCCCGTCGTCGATCGTGTCACTTCAGGTTTTTGCCAATGTAGACGACCAGACACCACCTGCCGCTCCAGCGCTGGCGAATATTACAGTGGAATCTAATCGCGTTGCTCTGAATTGGGCATTGAGCGATGATTCAGTCGCGGGCTTCGAAATTTATAAGAAGACAGTTACGGAGGCTACTTATCATAAAATTGCCACCGTAGCTAAGTCACAAATGACGTATATTGATTATGCGGTAAGCAATGATACCGCCTATACGTATCGGGTTGCTGCCTATGATGCTGGCTATAATCGCGCTTTCTCCGAGGAGCGGGCTGTGATGCCGAAATTGGTAATGGTGGATGTGCTGCTAAGACTGCGTCTGCCAGATTATACGCCATCTACGGATGACATCTTCATTGCAGGGGATTTCAATGGCTGGAATTCAAGCGGTAATCAGCTGCAAGTGCCAAGTGGTGCGACAGATCGCAGAGTCGTAGAATACAGCTTCAAGATGATGGCAGGCAAGACCATTCAGTACAAATACACCCGAGGTACATGGAATACGGAAGCTTTCACTAGTCATTCTCGTCAGGAAAACGATACGACTGATTATGGCAATTGGGCATACAGCTCTGAAAATACGAACATGCATCTGACCATTTCCAATCAAGGTGATAACAAAATGGTTGTAGAGGACAACGTGCTTCGCTGGGTGGATATGCCAATGTCCATATCGATGCCGCGCATATCCTTTGGGGATGATATCGTGTATTCCACGGAAGACAGCACAATGAAGTTGAAAGCTGTCGTACCTTACGGCGTCAACTTTACAATTAACGGTGTGCCGATATCCGCAGGAAGCATGGATGCTTTCGGGCATGTGGACATGGGCAGCATTCCTTTGAAAACGGGCTTAAACACATTCGTGCTTCATATTGAACCGAGTGCTGCAACATTGAATCAACCGTGGTACGAAGATAAGGGTCGGAAAAACCAAGCAACGAAAACCGTAACGATCTCCGTGACACGGACGAGTGAAGACCCATCGACACCAGATACACCGTCGAATCCAACACCAACACCAGCGAATCCTCCAGTGGGTTCACAAGGCGTTCATGATCAATTGGTTTCACCTGCCGATTTCAAAAAGAATGCCGACGGCAGCTTAACGGTAGATGTCGATAGCGAGCACGAAGGGATTCGCATGCCAATTGCCGTTATTAACGGTGCGGGAGCGGCCCCAATTATCGTTCAAAAAGAGAACATAGCTGTAACATTGCCATCCGATGTACTACAACGTGTGCAAGCCCTTGTGCCAGCGGAATTCCTGCAGGATGCACAAGTTCATATGACGGTTGCACCTGTAAGCGAGGCAGGCAATGAGAAGCTGTTAGCACACCCAGGGATAAGCCTTGCTAGCACAGTGTTTGATTTCACATTGTCTGTCGTGACGAAAGACAATAAGGTCTATACATTAACGAAATTTGATAAGCCGATTACCTTAACGTTCAAACTATTGCCAGGAGCTGACCACAAGCTCACAGCTGCTTATTATGTACGTGATGATGGCACGATTGAATATGTTGGCGGCACGATTCTTGGTGACTTGCTGACAGTTAATGTGAGTCATTTCAGTCAATATGCAGCTCTTCAATTGAATAAAGTCTATACAGACGTATCCGCAGATCATTGGGCGTTCTCCGTGATCAAGGAGCTAAGTGCCAAACATATCCTTGAAGGTATGACAGATTCGTTGTTTGCACCAGAAAACCAAGTAACGAGAGGGCAATTTGCTGCCTTGCTTGTAAGAGCTCTTGGTAAAGAAGGGGTAGGCGAGGCGCAGCCATTCAATGATATTGAAGCAGGCGCTTGGTACGAATCCTACGTAGCAGCTGCTTATCAGCTTGGTATCATAACAGGACGTGATGAGCACCACTTTGCGCCAGATGAACCGATCACGCGTGAAGAGATGGCGGCGATGATCGTTCGTGCCTACCAAGTGATGCACGATGGTTCGGCGACTGCTGTGGCAGAGGGGACTCCATCATTTACAGATGCTGACTCGATAAGCAAGTGGGCGTTGGCAAGTGTTGAGCAGGCTGTTAGTCTGGGGCTTCTACACGGTAGAGAGGAGCATTCATTTGCTCCGCAAGGCATCACAACACGCGCGGAAAGCGCACAGGTTATCTACAATTTGCTTCAACCTTAA
- a CDS encoding M23 family metallopeptidase, which translates to MGSNDKVKQRRLERLRHLRESSDVSQGNGSSFRASTTSSASPPTEFLLPPRPPQDEISLPLYADAEWRRRMEDPEFAWRQKMKMEKGGFDPGNGLFTPPTPRTIALKLLISGMLFAAIYGMFQVNKPWAMKGKLIITEALSRSYDFTAFSTWYTDKFGSSPAFIPSFNRTGNEAVKVSTTSRSLFAPAKGSIIVRYDGSSHKGVNLKTAAFAPVYAVDTGQVIFAGTAAETGQTIVIRHPGGLESTYGGLSEISVAVGDWMKVGEPIGKASAQDPAKGTMYFSVLKEGLSINPADVINFD; encoded by the coding sequence ATGGGTTCAAACGATAAAGTGAAACAACGGCGTCTGGAGCGACTTCGCCATTTGCGGGAATCGTCCGACGTTTCGCAGGGGAATGGCAGTTCTTTTCGCGCATCAACAACATCATCAGCTTCTCCACCGACCGAGTTCCTCTTGCCTCCGCGGCCGCCGCAGGACGAGATTTCTTTGCCTTTGTATGCCGATGCGGAGTGGAGAAGGCGAATGGAAGACCCTGAATTTGCTTGGAGGCAGAAAATGAAGATGGAGAAGGGCGGCTTTGATCCAGGGAATGGCCTTTTTACCCCACCGACTCCGAGAACTATCGCATTGAAATTGCTCATTAGCGGCATGCTATTTGCAGCGATTTATGGCATGTTCCAAGTGAACAAGCCATGGGCAATGAAGGGAAAGCTGATCATCACGGAGGCGCTTTCGCGGTCTTATGATTTCACCGCGTTTTCGACGTGGTATACGGATAAATTCGGCAGTTCGCCTGCGTTCATTCCAAGCTTCAATCGAACAGGGAATGAGGCGGTCAAAGTAAGCACGACATCACGGTCTCTGTTCGCGCCTGCTAAGGGAAGCATCATTGTGCGCTACGACGGTTCTTCGCACAAGGGCGTCAATTTGAAGACGGCGGCCTTTGCGCCTGTGTACGCCGTGGACACAGGACAAGTGATTTTTGCAGGAACAGCTGCGGAAACAGGGCAGACGATCGTTATCCGCCACCCTGGCGGGCTTGAGTCAACGTATGGCGGCCTCAGCGAGATTAGTGTTGCTGTAGGGGATTGGATGAAGGTGGGAGAGCCGATTGGGAAAGCTTCCGCACAAGATCCAGCCAAAGGGACCATGTACTTTTCCGTGCTAAAAGAGGGATTGAGCATCAATCCGGCGGATGTGATTAATTTTGATTAA
- a CDS encoding M50 family metallopeptidase: protein MIKWGATRYRFHPLFTIVLIGCALTGYFLEAITLFGIVLIHELGHLTAARGFGWRIQEVQLLPFGGVLIVDELGTTSTREELIVALAGPLQHVWLILVAMLMKSLDLGSSNWWDYFIEANLMIGLFNLIPAMPLDGGKVMQCLLGYLMSYHNAIVYSVWISMILSFSIIIMAVIQLLHGQLPINFLVIGLFLLMSNWYAYRQIPYHFLRFLMGRGIRVGQLLSRGTRAQPIVITKQLTMAETLKLFMREKYHLIYVVNEVGRIQAVLPEQQIVGGYLDGKKPGSAVSDLFM from the coding sequence TTGATTAAATGGGGCGCGACGAGGTATCGGTTTCATCCGCTTTTCACCATTGTTCTGATCGGCTGCGCCCTAACTGGCTATTTCTTGGAAGCCATCACCTTATTCGGTATCGTACTCATTCATGAGCTGGGACATCTCACCGCGGCAAGAGGCTTTGGATGGCGGATACAAGAGGTTCAGCTACTGCCCTTTGGCGGGGTATTAATTGTAGATGAGTTAGGAACCACATCAACCCGTGAGGAGCTCATTGTTGCCTTGGCGGGCCCTCTTCAACACGTGTGGTTGATACTGGTGGCGATGCTGATGAAATCACTCGATCTGGGAAGCAGCAACTGGTGGGACTATTTCATTGAAGCTAATCTCATGATCGGATTATTTAACCTGATCCCTGCGATGCCGCTCGATGGCGGCAAAGTTATGCAATGTTTATTAGGCTATTTAATGTCATACCATAACGCAATCGTTTATTCCGTCTGGATAAGTATGATCTTAAGCTTCTCGATTATTATCATGGCGGTCATCCAACTCCTTCACGGACAATTACCAATAAACTTTCTGGTCATCGGATTGTTTCTACTGATGTCGAATTGGTATGCGTATCGGCAAATTCCGTATCACTTCCTACGCTTCCTAATGGGGCGGGGCATCCGTGTGGGTCAACTGCTAAGCCGCGGCACTAGAGCACAGCCGATTGTGATTACGAAGCAGCTTACGATGGCGGAAACGTTGAAACTTTTTATGCGGGAAAAATATCATTTGATCTACGTGGTCAACGAAGTTGGACGTATTCAAGCGGTGCTGCCCGAACAGCAAATTGTAGGCGGTTATCTAGATGGGAAAAAACCAGGGAGTGCAGTTTCCGATCTTTTCATGTAA
- a CDS encoding Rne/Rng family ribonuclease, protein MKQLIIHCAPELTQAALLEDGRLVEYDTQYPLESQRAGGIYMGRIVNVLPGMQAAFVDIGLAKNAFLYIDDLLPVHLDKQPKIKPLITDIAEVGQLLMVQVSKDPQGTKGARVTTHVSIPGRWIVYMPDADYIAISRKIDDEPERQRLKQLAEGNLLPNEGVIIRTGAIGQSEEAIRDDLQNLRDVWSTILAKKEESHGPAQLYQDLDLLPKIARDVISDDVHEVWMSNNKVFEEMRSLLRKQQPSWRGRIAFYDRKTPMFDHFGVTEELNISFRRKIWLPSGGYLIIDQTEALTVIDVNTGRYTGSINLEQTVTDINREAAMEIPRLLRLRNLRGIIIVDFIDMYADDNRAKVLATMAEEVRKDRSKTTIVGWTKLGLLEMTRKRK, encoded by the coding sequence ATGAAGCAACTGATAATTCACTGCGCACCCGAACTGACACAAGCGGCATTGCTTGAGGATGGCCGACTCGTGGAGTATGATACGCAGTATCCGCTTGAATCGCAACGAGCTGGGGGCATCTACATGGGACGCATTGTAAACGTACTCCCTGGCATGCAAGCTGCATTCGTGGATATTGGACTTGCGAAGAATGCTTTTCTATATATAGACGATCTCCTGCCTGTCCATCTGGACAAACAGCCTAAGATTAAACCTTTGATTACGGACATTGCTGAAGTCGGACAACTGTTGATGGTTCAAGTCAGCAAGGATCCGCAAGGAACCAAGGGAGCCAGAGTGACGACGCATGTCTCCATTCCAGGACGTTGGATTGTGTACATGCCTGACGCTGATTACATTGCCATTTCACGCAAAATTGATGATGAACCGGAACGACAGCGGTTAAAGCAGCTTGCGGAAGGCAATCTTTTGCCTAATGAGGGAGTCATCATTCGTACAGGCGCAATTGGCCAAAGCGAGGAAGCGATTCGCGATGATTTGCAAAATTTGCGAGACGTCTGGAGCACCATTCTTGCGAAGAAGGAAGAGTCGCATGGACCTGCACAGCTCTACCAAGATCTCGATTTATTGCCTAAAATCGCGCGAGATGTGATTTCTGATGATGTGCATGAAGTTTGGATGAGCAACAATAAGGTGTTTGAGGAAATGCGAAGCTTATTGCGGAAGCAGCAGCCAAGCTGGCGTGGCCGCATCGCGTTCTACGATCGTAAAACACCGATGTTTGATCATTTTGGCGTGACGGAAGAGCTGAATATAAGCTTTCGACGGAAAATATGGCTGCCAAGCGGCGGATATTTGATTATTGATCAGACCGAAGCGTTAACCGTCATCGATGTGAATACAGGTCGATACACGGGCTCGATCAACCTCGAACAGACGGTGACGGACATTAATCGCGAAGCCGCAATGGAAATACCTAGACTTCTGCGATTGCGGAATCTCAGAGGCATTATCATCGTCGATTTTATTGATATGTATGCCGATGATAACCGTGCTAAGGTTTTGGCCACGATGGCAGAGGAAGTTCGCAAAGATCGATCCAAAACGACGATTGTCGGCTGGACGAAGCTGGGATTACTGGAAATGACCCGAAAACGCAAATAA
- the rplU gene encoding 50S ribosomal protein L21, whose amino-acid sequence MYAIIETGGKQYKVQEGDVLYIEKLNAAEGEVVSFDRVFLVSKEDGLVVGAPLVAGASVSAKVEKHGKGAKVIVYKYKPKKNYHKKQGHRQPYTRVVVEKIQA is encoded by the coding sequence ATGTACGCAATTATTGAAACAGGTGGTAAACAGTACAAAGTTCAAGAGGGCGATGTTCTTTACATCGAGAAATTGAACGCTGCTGAAGGTGAGGTAGTTTCTTTTGATCGTGTGTTCTTGGTTTCCAAAGAGGATGGCCTAGTAGTAGGTGCCCCATTGGTTGCTGGTGCTTCCGTATCCGCGAAAGTAGAAAAACACGGTAAAGGCGCAAAAGTCATCGTGTATAAGTACAAACCGAAAAAGAACTATCACAAAAAGCAAGGTCATCGTCAACCGTACACAAGAGTAGTAGTTGAGAAAATCCAAGCGTAA
- a CDS encoding ribosomal-processing cysteine protease Prp, which yields MIYVTIERLAPDSPHVLSFVVEGHAEYDVPGKDLVCAAVSAVTFGTCNSIVTLTGVIPIHEMERGAGLLDITIPDSARTVPETWSQVQLLIESMVVMLRTIEQTYGDYITIETIYHKGG from the coding sequence ATGATCTATGTGACCATAGAACGTCTTGCACCGGATTCACCTCACGTACTTTCTTTTGTAGTGGAAGGCCATGCCGAATATGACGTACCTGGCAAAGACTTGGTCTGCGCCGCGGTATCAGCGGTAACGTTTGGTACTTGTAATTCGATTGTAACTTTAACTGGTGTGATTCCGATTCACGAAATGGAACGTGGTGCTGGACTGTTGGATATTACTATCCCAGATAGTGCTCGCACCGTGCCTGAAACTTGGAGTCAAGTGCAGTTACTTATAGAATCGATGGTCGTCATGCTGCGAACGATTGAACAAACTTACGGTGACTATATAACGATTGAAACAATCTATCACAAAGGAGGATAA
- the rpmA gene encoding 50S ribosomal protein L27, with amino-acid sequence MFKLDLQFFASKKGVGSTKNGRDSHSKRLGAKRADGQTVTAGSILYRQRGTKIHPGTNVGIGSDDTLFALVQGVVKFERFGRDRKKVSVYPVDVAPVAAALEA; translated from the coding sequence TTGTTTAAATTGGATCTCCAGTTTTTCGCTTCCAAAAAAGGGGTAGGTTCCACAAAGAACGGACGTGACTCGCACTCCAAACGCCTTGGCGCTAAACGTGCAGACGGTCAAACTGTTACTGCTGGAAGCATTCTTTACCGTCAACGCGGTACGAAAATTCACCCAGGAACGAACGTTGGCATCGGTTCGGATGATACACTTTTCGCTTTGGTACAAGGCGTAGTGAAATTCGAGCGTTTTGGCCGCGATCGCAAAAAAGTGAGCGTATACCCAGTTGATGTAGCTCCTGTAGCTGCAGCTCTAGAAGCGTAA
- a CDS encoding Spo0B domain-containing protein: MKRARGTQVYLLALVLVGLTGMLIGQSWMVRCAFLCVILASGYMYWNLEARRLGEASVSKLSQERRDAHHELIAVVNRLRHDWMNDAQILFGYIQMKKFDNLRPYMEKIKLTMQQESNLSKLGIPSLIAYLLQFRVKSKTLELHVDIEQEINLGQLPLPDGLIESLIRQVVACVQESITFEDGESGTLSLEFDLQEDSLLLDFVYQGPYERERLEQSVATQFASEGNQYLLENEDWHEEEASITLRLPFHI; this comes from the coding sequence ATGAAGCGAGCAAGGGGCACACAAGTCTATTTATTAGCGCTTGTATTGGTTGGATTGACAGGTATGTTGATTGGACAATCCTGGATGGTCAGATGCGCGTTTCTATGTGTCATTCTAGCAAGCGGTTATATGTATTGGAATTTAGAAGCTCGTCGGTTGGGGGAAGCGTCCGTTTCGAAGCTCAGTCAAGAGAGGCGAGACGCGCATCATGAGCTGATTGCGGTCGTGAATCGCTTGCGGCACGATTGGATGAATGATGCCCAAATTTTATTTGGTTATATTCAAATGAAGAAGTTTGATAATTTGCGACCGTATATGGAAAAAATAAAATTAACGATGCAGCAGGAAAGCAATCTCTCTAAGTTGGGGATTCCATCTTTAATTGCTTATTTGCTTCAATTCCGTGTGAAATCCAAGACGTTAGAGCTGCATGTGGACATTGAACAGGAAATTAATCTTGGTCAATTGCCGCTCCCAGACGGATTGATTGAAAGTCTCATTCGCCAGGTGGTGGCGTGTGTGCAGGAAAGTATCACCTTTGAGGATGGAGAAAGTGGAACACTCAGCTTGGAGTTCGATCTTCAAGAGGATAGTCTGCTGCTTGATTTTGTCTATCAAGGCCCTTATGAACGAGAACGTCTAGAACAGTCGGTTGCAACGCAATTCGCTTCCGAGGGAAATCAGTATTTGCTTGAGAATGAAGATTGGCATGAGGAAGAAGCTAGTATCACGTTGCGATTGCCATTTCATATATAA